From one Fundulus heteroclitus isolate FHET01 unplaced genomic scaffold, MU-UCD_Fhet_4.1 scaffold_101, whole genome shotgun sequence genomic stretch:
- the LOC118558126 gene encoding zinc finger BED domain-containing protein 1-like: MSLPPHRLIQSCKTRWNSVCDMFERLVEQRWAVSAVLSDRSVTKLADARRLELRDDYWQLMEDMAPVLGTLKCATTVMSAESEVSISNTYPIKFSLINTHLSASDEDSPKVADFKEKVRDSLGERMKIQSDDLNTSTPMIATMLDPRHKHLGFLPPATRKSAHSTLLQMATAERDSITAGAATAGDDGNTVHTAGPRRHGAKPTSAMSLLLGETYSDARKGDVESEVDMYLKDPPAPLESSPTCWWKVNERRFPTLATLAKRYLCTPGTSVPSERVFSVAGLTVNRLRTRLTPEHVNMLIFLNKNI, encoded by the exons ATGTCGCTTCCTCCGCATCGCCTCATTCAATCCTGTAAAACCAGGTGGAATTCAGTCTGCGACATGTTTGAGCGCCTGGTTGAACAGCGATGGGCTGTGTCAGCCGTGCTATCAGACCGATCCGTGACAAAACTGGCAGACGCGAGGAGGCTGGAGCTGAGAGACGACTACTGGCAGCTAATGGAAGATATGGCACCTGTGTTGGGAACATTGAAGTGTGCAACTACGGTGATGTCTGCGGAGTCGGAGGTGTCAATCTCAAACACGTACCCCATCAAGTTCAGTCTAATCAACACTCACCTCAGCGCTTCAGACGAGGACAGCCCCAAAGTCGCAGACTTCAAGGAAAAAGTGCGAGATTCGCTGGGCGAGCGCATGAAG ATTCAGTCTGATGACCTCAACACATCCACCCCTATGATCGCAACAATGCTTGACCCTCGTCACAAACACCTGGGATTTCTTCCTCCAGCTACCAGGAAGTCAGCTCATTCCACGCTGCTTCAAATGGCTACAGCCGAACGCGACAGCATCACTGCAGGTGCCGCCACCGCTGGAGACGACGGTAACACTGTCCATACAGCAGGGCCTCGGCGACATGGGGCTAAGCCTACATCCGCTATGAGTTTACTTCTGGGTGAAACCTATTCCGATGCCCGCAAAGGTGACGTGGAGAGTGAAGTGGATATGTACTTAAAGGACCCTCCTGCACCACTTGAGTCGAGCCCCACGTGCTGGTGGAAAGTGAATGAAAGGAGGTTTCCGACGCTGGCAACACTAGCAAAGCGGTATTTGTGTACGCCAGGCACATCAGTCCCCTCTGAGCGTGTGTTTTCAGTAGCTGGGCTCACTGTAAACAGGCTACGTACACGCCTTACCCCAGAGCACGTTAACATGCTTATTTtcttgaacaaaaatatatag